Below is a window of Nocardia asteroides DNA.
TGTCGCTCGAAATGAAGAATTCCCGAAGGTTGAAACGGTCCGAAATCTTCTTCGTAGCTGCTGATCCCCGCGCCATCGCGATCAGATCGCGCCGCTGCGCGACGCATTATATTCTCCGGGTCGAGTGGTGTGTCGAGGACATCGTCCAAGGGTGTCGGCTTGAACCGGTCCAGTGACTCTTTCTGCATGCCGACAGTTTTCGCCACCATTTCGGTTGCGCCCCGGAGGTCGGGGCTCGGAAGCTTAACCCTTGTCCAAATCACATAGCGGCCGTAAGGTTCGAAATAATCCAAAGTTCTTTCGGACTCGACGGATGCGCGGGCGCTGAGGAGGCCTGATATCTCGATCGCCTGTCGGGATGTTGTGCCCAATGTTATTCGATGGAATTCATCGGCGATCCTGGTTGCCTCGGCTTCCGTCGAGAAGTGCAGCACGGCGATCGCGAGATCCTTGGCCGACCGAACGCTCGAATTGGATTGGGAAGTCGATACCCCGCCGATGAATTTTGCGTTATTGCGGATCGGTGTCAAATATTCGTCGCCGAGTCCATTTTTCGACGACATGGCGAATGCGTCGGCGAATACCTTCGTCTCGCCGGGGCTGGCCAAACTTGGGTCCACATCAAAAGGGTGAACAAGGTGGTTTAGCATTTTGCGAGACTCGATGAGCCGAATCGACCTCGGCATTTCCATACTCCACTGGATCTCGAATGGAGTTGGCTCGTTCTTGAATGGTCCCGGACGTAGGTGATCGAGGTCGATAGGCGTTGCACCGGGTTGCGGTGTTCCTGAGACGGTTCCTCCGCAGCCCACAACCGCAAATGTGGCTACGGTGAGGAACGCGGCAAGGCGCTTCTGCATTTGATTCCCCCGTGGTGTCTGCTCGAATCCTCTTGTTACGGTCGCCGACCGTGTCTATGGCAATCGTTTCCAACGGTTGTCAGCCGATGGCCTTCGCGATTGCCGGGATCATTTTGTCGATGAGGATTCTTTGTGATTGATCGCTCCAGACCTGGAAGGCCTGGACCGTGGCTGGGTCGTCGATGACGACTACTTTTCCTTTGCCGCTGGTCATCGAGTATGGGAGGCCACGGAAGCCGCCGTTTCCGGCCTGACTGTCGGTGCGGAGTACGACGACAACGTCGGTGCTGTTTTTGACGTTGTAGTCGCCCACCGACAGTGCCCGCGGCGACTTTTCGTCGCCCACCGCCTTGAAGTCAGGGTTGTAGTCGAAGTCCAGGTCGCGCAGGAACTTCCATTGATCGCTCGGGTTGAGGACGACCGAGAGTGTGTTGTTGCCGAAGTTGTAGGCGGTGATGGTTTTTCCGCTGAACTCGGGATTCTGGCTGCGGGCCTGGGCCATCGGGTCGCCGCCGCCGGTGGGTGTGTCCGGTCGGGTCAGGGCGAAGATGCCGGTGGCGATCAAGGCTGTGACGACTACTGCGGCCAAGCCGGAGAGGAGGAGCTTGCGGGTGCGTTTGGGGCGGTGGGGCTTCGGGTTGCGGGCGGTGAGGATGTCGCTTTCGGGGACGCCGCCCTGGTAGGGCTGGCCGACGATGGCGCGGCTGGGGTCGGTGCCCCACTGGGGACTGGCGACGGCGCGGCTCGGGTCGGTGCCCCAGTGGGGGGTGACGACATCGGTGGCGGCGGTGGGTGGGCCGCCGGCGATAGGGGTGCGGGGGGTGGTGAGGAAGCCCTGGGAGGCGGGGGCCTGCATGGGGGCGCCGAAGAGGGCGGCGTGGGCGTCCTGGATGAATTCGCGGCAGGTGTTGTAGCGGTGGGCCGGGTCCTTGGCCATGACCTTGGCGATGACGTGGTCGATCGCGGGTGGGAGGTCGGGGCGGACGGCGGTGGCGCGCGGTGGGGGTTCGTGCAGGTGGCCCATCATGACCATGGCCGGCACGGTGGCGGGGTACGGGTTCTGGCCGGTGAGGAGCTTATAGAGGGAGCAGCCGAGGCTGTAGATGTCGGCGCGGTGGTCGAGCTTGGTGCCCATCAACTGCTCGGGCGGTGCGTAGGCGACGGTGGCCATGAAGTTGCCGGTCGCGGTGAGGTCCTGGCCGTCGTCGGAGGACTTGGCGACGCCGAAGTCGGTGAGCAGGACGCGTTCCTCGTCGTCGTCCTCGGCGGCGGCGATCATGAAGTTGGCCGGCTTGATGTCGCGGTGCAGCAGGCCACGGCGGTGGGCGTAGTCGAGACCCTTGCCGACCTCGCCGATGATGCGCAGCGCGCGGTGCGGCGGCATGGCCGCGGGGCCCTTGGCGACCTCGGCGGAGGCGTCGGTGCCGTCGACGTACTGCATGGCGATCCACAGCTGGCCGTCCTCGTCGCCGCGGTTGTACACCGCGACGATATTGGGATGGTCCAGGCCGGCGGCGAGGTTGGCCTCGCGTTCGAAACGCCCGCGGAACTCGGGGTCGGTCGACAGGTCGCCGCTGAGCACCTTGAGGGCGTCGCGGCGGGGCAGGCTCGGGTTCTGCGCGAGGTAGACGGTGCCCATGCCACCGGCACCGAGCACCTTGATCACTCGGTAGCCACCAACAATTGCGCCGGGCCGCAAGGCCATTCGCGTCTCCTCATCCTTCGCGCGCCCCGCAGTGCACGTCCCAACAGGGCAATGTAGCAGGTGCTGCCGTGCCTGACAGCGCTCGTGATCGTCAGCTGAACCCGACGAGCAGCTTGTATTGGGCGGCTGCCCGTTGGTACACGTCCTGCAGGTTCGTGCCGGATACGCCGAAGGCGTAGCGGCCGATGACACCGTGGCAGACCGGCGGTGCGTCGGATGCGTACTTCACCTTGGGTGTGGCGTTGTAGCAGTTGACAACTGGGAGATTCGGCGGGCTCTCGACCTTCATGTAGTCCGGGTTGCCCTCCGGGTCTTTGTCCAGCGCCGCCCGGAACCGGAGGGCAGCGGCGGCATCGCGGGCGCGGTAGATCGAGCCGGTGTCGAAAGCCACATAGTCGATGCCGGCGTCGGCGTACGCGGTGGCGATGTCCGCGGGCTTTTCCTCGAGGTGCAGGACGGCCTGGAGCGGATAGACAGCCGAGCTGCTCGTGCCCTTGTTCGGGCGTTTCGACGCCTCGGTCGGCAACGTGTGACTGAGCAGGCTTTCGGTGTCGAGTGGCAGTTCGGCGATCTCCTTCAACGGAGTCGGCGTGTACGAGCGGAGCATCTCGATCTGCTTGTCGAAGAAGCGTTGCGCGACCGTCGCGTCGGCGTCGGCGTCGTACGGCAGGCCGATCGGGTCGGAGATCCGAATGGACAGCAGCAGGTCACCGCGGGTCAGCCAGGCGCGGACGTTCTGGGAAGGCAGCGGTTCGGACTTGACTTCCACCTTGGCCAGCGCGTCGGAGTAGCCGGGGATCTGGCGAGCGGTACCGGGGCTGCGGTTGGACAGCTCGGTGGCCGCGAATTTGGCCTGGTCGGCAGTGGAGAAGCGGAGCGTGATCGTCTCCACGCTGCGGCCGGCCGAGAGTTCGGCGCGGCGGTCGGCCGAACTCTCCCACCCGGCGACTATGCCCGGGATCGCGGTGTTGAAATCCTTGGATTCGATACCGGACCCGCTGAAGTAGGGCGGGTCAGCCTCGGTGAGGTGGCGGCCGCCCTTGTATCCGGTCGCGTAGACGAAACGCGGATCGAACTGGAAGGCGACGGGCGTCGCGGCGCCGATCCGGATCGCCTCGCGCAAGGCGCCGGACGTCGGGGTCCGGGTCGATTCCAGGTCTACCGGTGTGGTCGGGTTGTTGCCGGAGTCCAGTTTCGCCACGTCGACCTGCGGCGCCGTCGACTCGGCGGCTTCCGAACCACCACCACACGCGCTCAACGCGAGACCGAGTGTCAGTATCGCGCTGCCCAGACGGAGTTTTCGCATGATCGTTTACTCGCTCTTCTTCAAGATCGCGTACTGCGCGGCGGTTCGTTCCTGCAGGATCGGGTCGACCTGCAGCGACGCGCGCGACACGGTGGCCAGCGACATGACGACAGCGACGTAGCGGTCATACACGAGGACGCAGATGCCGTTGTAGCCACGGTTCGGGTCCGATTCCTCCAGCCGCACACATTGGGCGTCGGCGATGCCAGGCGGTGGGGCGAGCTCGGTGTCGCTCTTGCCTCGCTTGGCGAGGACGGTCTGCAGCTTGAACGCGGACTCGACGTCGCGGGTCCGGTACACCGTGCTGTAGCGGCGGCCGATCAGGTCGACACCGGCCTCCTCGAAAGCCTTACGGGCTTCGGCGGGGTTGCGTTCGAAATGCAGAATTCCCGACGGCTCGAAGGTGCCGAAGTCTTCCTCGTGGTAGCTCATCCCGTACGGATCGCCGGACGGGGACTTGCCCGTTGCCCGCCGCATGATCCCGTCGGGGTCGAGTGGCAGATCGAGCAGGTCGTCAGGCGCGATCACCCGGTATTTGTCGAGGGCGGGAAGCTGCAGGTCGAGGGTCTTCTTGATCTTGGAGGCCAAGCCCGCGGAATCAGGTGTCTCCTGCGACATGCTGACGACGACCACGAACGGCCCGTGCGCCTGGAAGGAACTGACCGCGGAGCCGTCACCGCTCGAGCCGTTCGCCTCGGGGTAGCCCGAAATCGCGACCGGCTGGCGCGGTCGTT
It encodes the following:
- a CDS encoding DUF7373 family lipoprotein — encoded protein: MQKRLAAFLTVATFAVVGCGGTVSGTPQPGATPIDLDHLRPGPFKNEPTPFEIQWSMEMPRSIRLIESRKMLNHLVHPFDVDPSLASPGETKVFADAFAMSSKNGLGDEYLTPIRNNAKFIGGVSTSQSNSSVRSAKDLAIAVLHFSTEAEATRIADEFHRITLGTTSRQAIEISGLLSARASVESERTLDYFEPYGRYVIWTRVKLPSPDLRGATEMVAKTVGMQKESLDRFKPTPLDDVLDTPLDPENIMRRAAARSDRDGAGISSYEEDFGPFQPSGILHFERHPVEARKKFEETGVDLIGRRASTVYRTRDLASAFQLQTFLATPGRNDFILKSPPGLADSQCIKIDATDASRKYDALCAVVYDRYVAVVTANAISGGEIEGGLIERAAAQYAILKKCDK
- a CDS encoding serine/threonine protein kinase, whose protein sequence is MALRPGAIVGGYRVIKVLGAGGMGTVYLAQNPSLPRRDALKVLSGDLSTDPEFRGRFEREANLAAGLDHPNIVAVYNRGDEDGQLWIAMQYVDGTDASAEVAKGPAAMPPHRALRIIGEVGKGLDYAHRRGLLHRDIKPANFMIAAAEDDDEERVLLTDFGVAKSSDDGQDLTATGNFMATVAYAPPEQLMGTKLDHRADIYSLGCSLYKLLTGQNPYPATVPAMVMMGHLHEPPPRATAVRPDLPPAIDHVIAKVMAKDPAHRYNTCREFIQDAHAALFGAPMQAPASQGFLTTPRTPIAGGPPTAATDVVTPHWGTDPSRAVASPQWGTDPSRAIVGQPYQGGVPESDILTARNPKPHRPKRTRKLLLSGLAAVVVTALIATGIFALTRPDTPTGGGDPMAQARSQNPEFSGKTITAYNFGNNTLSVVLNPSDQWKFLRDLDFDYNPDFKAVGDEKSPRALSVGDYNVKNSTDVVVVLRTDSQAGNGGFRGLPYSMTSGKGKVVVIDDPATVQAFQVWSDQSQRILIDKMIPAIAKAIG
- a CDS encoding DUF7373 family lipoprotein codes for the protein MRKLRLGSAILTLGLALSACGGGSEAAESTAPQVDVAKLDSGNNPTTPVDLESTRTPTSGALREAIRIGAATPVAFQFDPRFVYATGYKGGRHLTEADPPYFSGSGIESKDFNTAIPGIVAGWESSADRRAELSAGRSVETITLRFSTADQAKFAATELSNRSPGTARQIPGYSDALAKVEVKSEPLPSQNVRAWLTRGDLLLSIRISDPIGLPYDADADATVAQRFFDKQIEMLRSYTPTPLKEIAELPLDTESLLSHTLPTEASKRPNKGTSSSAVYPLQAVLHLEEKPADIATAYADAGIDYVAFDTGSIYRARDAAAALRFRAALDKDPEGNPDYMKVESPPNLPVVNCYNATPKVKYASDAPPVCHGVIGRYAFGVSGTNLQDVYQRAAAQYKLLVGFS
- a CDS encoding DUF7373 family lipoprotein, whose product is MKNTARLAGLLTVLIIGSGCAAPISGQAKPGMAPVDLATLKTGAAVTEPTTFELKYSDTAKTVRLIEGRRLLDVLIQSIDVDPELSKRGTTRVFADGADMSKDDGLPEMFKAAVDDNHFIAGVTASRTNGSVRDTRGMHLSVLHFATAQDSKNAAAAMYQLSTTGERPRQPVAISGYPEANGSSGDGSAVSSFQAHGPFVVVVSMSQETPDSAGLASKIKKTLDLQLPALDKYRVIAPDDLLDLPLDPDGIMRRATGKSPSGDPYGMSYHEEDFGTFEPSGILHFERNPAEARKAFEEAGVDLIGRRYSTVYRTRDVESAFKLQTVLAKRGKSDTELAPPPGIADAQCVRLEESDPNRGYNGICVLVYDRYVAVVMSLATVSRASLQVDPILQERTAAQYAILKKSE